A stretch of the Bacillus sp. FJAT-18017 genome encodes the following:
- a CDS encoding RNA polymerase sigma factor, whose amino-acid sequence MSRQEIISEWFHAYSHDVYNFLIYYTGKRDVEDLVQETFIKALKGLDSFNYNSSPKTWLFTIARNVAIDEARKKKNRIWETIAKLDKRHEGMSGETPESIFEGNEQAQELLSSIQKLKQSYRDVVILRGIKELSVAETAEVLNWTPDMVRTNYHRALKALRSQKGGSLNEWSGRIS is encoded by the coding sequence ATGTCGAGACAAGAAATCATCTCAGAGTGGTTCCATGCTTATAGCCACGATGTCTATAATTTTTTGATTTACTACACAGGCAAGCGCGATGTGGAGGACTTGGTGCAGGAAACATTCATAAAGGCACTGAAAGGGCTAGATAGCTTTAATTACAACTCAAGCCCCAAGACGTGGCTATTTACGATTGCCCGCAATGTGGCTATTGATGAAGCAAGAAAGAAGAAAAACAGGATATGGGAAACAATAGCCAAACTGGATAAGAGACATGAGGGCATGTCTGGGGAGACCCCGGAATCAATTTTTGAAGGAAATGAACAGGCACAGGAGTTGCTGTCTTCAATTCAAAAGCTAAAACAGAGCTACCGGGATGTTGTCATATTAAGGGGCATCAAGGAATTGAGTGTGGCTGAGACGGCAGAGGTATTAAATTGGACTCCTGATATGGTCAGGACAAATTATCACCGTGCTTTAAAAGCTCTTCGCAGCCAGAAAGGAGGGAGCCTCAATGAATGGTCAGGAAGAATTTCGTGA
- a CDS encoding GNAT family N-acetyltransferase, which yields MEKKQESIKLVNQLFGEGFKLLYGLPESLVIEQQAHPGLVLNWGDKVRMFVQMASRFGAKRAGFIFEKETVDEASIVEALLESGFKHFSSSVEVYRDLHDLPMPEVSLDWLSLDSSGLADEEFKKYWGQSMSFSANQQSTLSLDEHLQSVRAELGESWRSACRVFFEKDVPIGVTIPHIEPGTYEEGRLFYFGILPEARGRGLGPVLHAQSLHMLMGLGASYYVGSTHQANRKMQKVFLKNGCTVKRNTETYYIYL from the coding sequence GTGGAAAAGAAACAGGAATCAATAAAGTTGGTTAATCAGCTATTTGGGGAAGGATTTAAGCTGTTGTATGGATTGCCGGAGTCATTGGTTATTGAACAGCAGGCCCATCCAGGCTTGGTTCTGAACTGGGGAGATAAAGTAAGAATGTTCGTCCAAATGGCTTCAAGGTTTGGGGCAAAACGGGCAGGTTTTATATTTGAAAAAGAAACAGTTGATGAAGCTTCAATTGTTGAGGCTTTACTAGAAAGCGGTTTTAAACATTTCTCCTCAAGCGTGGAAGTGTATAGGGATTTACATGACTTGCCAATGCCAGAGGTTTCGTTGGATTGGCTTTCGCTCGATAGTTCCGGCCTGGCTGACGAGGAATTCAAAAAATACTGGGGCCAGTCGATGAGTTTTTCCGCCAATCAGCAGTCCACTCTCTCTCTGGACGAGCATCTCCAGTCGGTAAGGGCTGAACTCGGCGAGAGCTGGCGCAGTGCCTGCCGAGTCTTTTTTGAAAAAGATGTACCAATTGGAGTTACGATCCCGCATATTGAGCCTGGTACATATGAGGAGGGAAGGTTGTTTTACTTCGGCATTCTTCCTGAAGCAAGGGGACGGGGCCTGGGTCCAGTGTTGCATGCACAGTCCCTTCATATGCTTATGGGCCTTGGCGCAAGCTATTATGTTGGCAGCACCCATCAGGCAAATAGAAAAATGCAAAAGGTTTTTTTAAAAAATGGCTGTACGGTGAAACGGAACACCGAAACGTATTATATTTATTTATAG
- a CDS encoding histidine phosphatase family protein has protein sequence MIRHCQADGQEPDAALTPLGKAQARELAGLLIGRKISYIVSSPYERAVSSIRPFAEKTRLPIKTDPRLAERVLTSTPTKNWLSMLEQSFANPDLEFEGGESGRKAMERGLAALNNVLAHSIGNAAFVTHGNLLALILNHYDRNFGFEQWRSLSNPDVFELSLTEDNAQIKRVYG, from the coding sequence ATCATTCGCCATTGCCAAGCAGATGGACAGGAGCCGGATGCTGCCCTTACCCCGTTGGGAAAAGCACAGGCCCGTGAGCTGGCTGGGTTATTAATAGGCAGGAAGATCAGCTATATTGTTTCCAGTCCCTATGAGAGGGCGGTTTCGTCAATAAGACCGTTTGCGGAAAAGACTAGATTACCTATAAAAACAGATCCAAGATTAGCAGAACGGGTATTGACTTCAACTCCAACAAAGAATTGGCTGTCTATGCTTGAACAGTCATTTGCAAATCCAGATTTGGAGTTTGAAGGAGGGGAATCAGGCAGAAAGGCAATGGAAAGAGGTCTTGCCGCCCTTAACAACGTTCTGGCACATTCCATAGGCAACGCTGCATTCGTAACGCATGGGAACCTGCTTGCCCTAATTTTGAATCACTATGATAGAAACTTTGGATTTGAACAATGGAGGTCCCTATCCAATCCGGATGTGTTTGAGCTAAGCTTAACTGAAGACAATGCGCAAATAAAAAGAGTATATGGCTGA
- a CDS encoding DUF485 domain-containing protein: MAMKEELVKKAKSQPTSPDYTAIVQSPAFKQLLQEKRKFLLPFCLFFMAFYFTLPIITAYTTVLNNPAFGPISWAWVFAFAQFIMTWALCSIYTRKAAKFDVLVAEIKETYVRGK; this comes from the coding sequence ATGGCAATGAAAGAAGAATTAGTTAAAAAGGCTAAATCTCAACCTACTTCTCCAGATTACACAGCTATCGTCCAATCTCCGGCCTTCAAGCAGCTGCTCCAGGAAAAACGTAAATTTTTGCTGCCATTTTGTTTGTTCTTCATGGCATTTTACTTCACTCTTCCAATTATAACAGCCTATACAACGGTTCTGAACAATCCTGCATTCGGCCCTATTAGCTGGGCATGGGTGTTTGCCTTTGCCCAATTTATCATGACTTGGGCGCTTTGCAGCATTTACACCAGGAAAGCAGCAAAATTTGATGTGCTTGTTGCTGAAATTAAAGAAACCTATGTGCGGGGGAAATAG